A stretch of DNA from Dehalobacterium formicoaceticum:
GACTCATGACCTTTTCCGTATATTCCTTGAAAGGAAGAAATAGTTCCGCCACTTTTTCTTTCCCCTCGGCAGTTAATTTAACCCGCATACTTCTCCGATCCTTAGGATCGATCTCTCTGGTGACTAAACCGGATTTTTCCAGGCGGTCGATTAATCCGGAAATATTGGCACGGGATACCAACAATTCCTCGCCCAATTCCCATAATGCCATGGACTCATTTTTATATAACAGCAGCAAAACATTAAACTTGGTTTGAGATAATTGCCAACGGGAAAAAAATCGGCCATAAGTTTTTTCTAAATAGCCATAGGTACTAGCCATGTGCAGAACCACTTTCCCCGAAAGGGTATCTACCCACCAATAGCCGGGCAATTCTTTAAAGTGTTTCTTCTCCATTTTTGCCTCCCTCCATTTAGTTAATATATTAACTATTAAGTTATTATTA
This window harbors:
- a CDS encoding MarR family winged helix-turn-helix transcriptional regulator, encoding MEKKHFKELPGYWWVDTLSGKVVLHMASTYGYLEKTYGRFFSRWQLSQTKFNVLLLLYKNESMALWELGEELLVSRANISGLIDRLEKSGLVTREIDPKDRRSMRVKLTAEGKEKVAELFLPFKEYTEKVMSPLSDNEKEMLINLLQKIQWGEKTKGSGE